In Antechinus flavipes isolate AdamAnt ecotype Samford, QLD, Australia chromosome 3, AdamAnt_v2, whole genome shotgun sequence, a genomic segment contains:
- the LOC127557478 gene encoding olfactory receptor 51G2-like has protein sequence MQGLNNSFAFTPQTFILVGIPGLEAEHIRISIPFCLMYTIIFLGNGIILHVIRVDQTLHQPMYLFLAMLASVELGVTTCTLPTVLGIFLFGNNEISFEACLFQMFFMHSFTMMESGVLLAMSVDRFIAIYNPLCYMAILTLPRIACTGIAIGLKTLGLMLPLPLLLRRLPFCGHNTLSHSYCLHSDLIKLPCGNTRPNSILGLFIVIFTFGVDSMLIVVSYVLILRTVLGIASKEGRWKALNTCVSHICAVLAYYVPVISLSVLHRFMHPMPPLLQVMMANAYLLFPPVVNPIVYSVKTKEIRRAIVQTLSRKRVTVS, from the coding sequence ATGCAAGGTCTCAACAACTCCTTCGCATTCACTCCTCAGACCTTCATTCTGGTTGGGATCCCTGGCCTGGAAGCGGAGCACATCAGAATTTCTATTCCCTTCTGCCTGATGTACACTATCATCTTCCTGGGTAATGGCATTATTCTCCATGTAATTCGGGTTGACCAAACTCTTCATCAGCCCATGTATCTTTTCTTGGCCATGTTGGCATCAGTTGAGCTCGGTGTCACCACGTGTACACTGCCTACTGTCTTGGGCATCTTCCTCTTTGGCAACAATGAAATCAGCTTTGAAGCCTGCCTGTTCCAGATGTTCTTTATGCACTCTTTTACCATGATGGAGTCAGGAGTCTTACTGGCCATGTCTGTGGACCGCTTCATAGCCATCTACAACCCACTGTGCTACATGGCCATCCTGACCCTACCTCGAATTGCCTGCACAGGGATTGCCATTGGGCTAAAGACCTTGGGGCTCATGCTTCCACTGCCCTTACTCTTAAGGCGCTTGCCTTTCTGTGGGCACAATACTCTGTCCCATTCTTATTGCCTACACTCAGACCTGATCAAGTTGCCTTGTGGAAACACCCGCCCAAACAGCATCCTGGGGCTCTTCATTGTCATCTTCACCTTTGGAGTAGACTCAATGCTCATCGTGGTCTCTTATGTACTTATCCTTCGAACAGTGCTGGGCATTGCCTCCAAGGAAGGTCGATGGAAGGCACTTAACACATGTGTGTCACATATCTGTGCTGTGCTTGCATACTATGTACCCGTGATTAGTCTTTCCGTGTTACATCGTTTCATGCACCCTATGCCTCCCCTGCTGCAGGTCATGATGGCCAATGCTTACCTCTTATTCCCACCTGTGGTCAACCCAATTGTCTACAGTGTCAAGACCAAAGAAATACGCCGAGCTATTGTGCAAACACTGTCCAGGAAGAGGGTCACGGTCAGCTAA